From a single Paenibacillus sp. FSL R5-0345 genomic region:
- the pgmB gene encoding beta-phosphoglucomutase encodes MTEIKACLFDLDGVIVDTAKYHYIAWKELADGLGFLFTEQDNERLKGVSRTASLNILLEIGGLTIDEEEKAKLAEQKNNRYVEYIAKMDSSEILPGALDFLKECRENGIKVALGSASKNAMTILNNTGLTPYFDAIIDGTHTSAAKPDPEVFLLGAKALGADPKHCVVFEDAEAGIEAASRAGMFSVGIGSPETLNAANIVVPSLAHMSVPQLKKSFA; translated from the coding sequence ATGACGGAAATTAAAGCCTGCTTGTTCGATTTGGATGGTGTTATCGTTGATACTGCCAAATACCATTATATCGCATGGAAAGAGCTTGCAGATGGACTGGGGTTTCTCTTCACAGAACAAGATAACGAACGCCTTAAAGGAGTCAGCAGAACTGCCTCATTAAATATTTTGCTGGAAATCGGCGGACTAACTATCGATGAAGAAGAGAAAGCTAAGCTTGCGGAACAAAAGAATAATCGTTATGTCGAATATATTGCGAAGATGGATAGCTCAGAGATTTTGCCAGGTGCGCTTGATTTTCTGAAAGAATGCCGTGAGAATGGCATCAAAGTTGCCCTCGGTTCTGCTAGTAAGAACGCAATGACGATATTGAATAATACAGGATTGACCCCTTACTTTGATGCGATCATCGATGGCACACACACTAGTGCTGCTAAACCTGATCCGGAAGTTTTTCTTTTAGGAGCCAAAGCACTAGGTGCTGATCCTAAACACTGTGTTGTCTTCGAAGATGCAGAAGCAGGAATTGAAGCTGCGTCGCGTGCTGGAATGTTCAGCGTTGGAATTGGTTCACCAGAAACACTCAATGCTGCAAACATCGTCGTTCCTTCACTCGCTCATATGAGTGTGCCACAACTCAAAAAATCTTTTGCTTAA
- a CDS encoding LacI family DNA-binding transcriptional regulator — MTVTIKDVAKKAGVSPSTVSRVLSNHPRISLETSRKVKAIMEDMGYTPNMMAKSLVSKTTNSICFSLPKPAEELFSNLFFMELIRGIVTQASRSGYDVLISSGANEKEELEAVSRLLKGRRVDGVILLYSRTDDAVIDFLESNDYPFVLVGRSDRYENILSVDNDNVMAAYDATNHLISMGHERIGFVSGPPNLIVSRDRLAGYRKALLNSGLEMRDEWIVEGEFLQDSGYRAMSFFMNLPNRPTALVAVDDMVSFGILRGLNELNYKVPDDLAIVSFNNIPLSELSSPPISSIDIGIYHLGYTASQVLIQNIKSSNHDAGYTNRFVIPHRLIVRESSMYSHAKNKTE; from the coding sequence ATGACAGTTACCATTAAGGATGTGGCCAAGAAAGCGGGAGTATCTCCCTCCACGGTATCCCGGGTATTGTCCAATCACCCCAGAATCAGCCTGGAAACTTCCCGCAAGGTTAAAGCTATTATGGAAGATATGGGCTATACACCTAACATGATGGCTAAGAGTCTAGTGTCGAAAACTACAAACAGCATATGCTTCAGTCTTCCTAAACCAGCTGAAGAGCTGTTCTCAAATCTATTTTTTATGGAATTAATCCGGGGGATCGTTACACAAGCTAGCCGTTCCGGCTACGATGTGTTAATTAGCTCCGGAGCAAACGAGAAGGAAGAATTGGAAGCCGTTTCAAGACTTCTAAAGGGTCGTCGAGTAGATGGTGTTATTCTGCTTTACTCTCGTACAGATGATGCTGTTATTGATTTTCTAGAGAGTAACGATTACCCATTCGTACTGGTAGGCCGAAGTGATCGATATGAGAATATTTTATCTGTCGATAACGATAATGTGATGGCAGCATATGATGCTACAAACCACCTCATTTCAATGGGTCATGAACGTATTGGCTTCGTAAGTGGACCGCCGAATCTAATTGTTTCTCGCGATCGTCTCGCAGGATACCGTAAAGCATTGCTGAATAGCGGTCTTGAAATGCGTGATGAATGGATTGTAGAAGGTGAATTTCTACAGGATAGCGGATATAGAGCGATGTCTTTTTTCATGAATTTGCCTAACCGGCCTACTGCTCTTGTTGCAGTGGATGATATGGTGTCGTTCGGAATTTTACGCGGATTGAATGAACTGAACTACAAAGTTCCTGACGATCTCGCTATTGTAAGCTTTAACAATATTCCATTATCTGAATTATCCAGCCCTCCGATCAGTAGTATTGATATCGGAATTTATCATCTTGGATACACTGCATCTCAGGTACTTATTCAGAATATCAAGAGTTCGAATCACGATGCTGGTTATACGAACCGATTTGTTATTCCACATCGCCTGATCGTGAGAGAGTCTTCTATGTACTCTCATGCTAAGAACAAAACCGAATGA
- a CDS encoding pullulanase, whose protein sequence is MKITLWGKRAFAIFMIFALVFSSLGLHPVKVSAETTKVVLVGDLQSKFTSTGSETPGNDWDEKSVVTQMTYSENGLYTFTGNLPAGEYNYKVTLNDSWTENYGFSKYTNPQGKNDGENIHIKLETDSTVTFYYNDITHKIADSTYYTPIAAGKLPRLTGSLPADALSTLSDPDFDGVYSTVVTLPQGDYTYKVSVPGATEAEDMSYPESDLTLNLPLDLKVTFKYNTADHNVSAEYKIPTGPVEVTPVPAGHMRVHYKASDYTDKGLWLWGDVVTPSVDWAMGATPFPDGQIDSFGVYVDVPIKDGAKKISFIALKRASGEKDGGDKNFSINTPQTNEVWITEGSDVVTPYEPVKLPENTVRIHYMRSDTNHDQYGLWLWDDVSTPSDTLGSWPTPATPFQVDQKDNFGAYVDVPLIEGAKKIGFIVMKPSNGDKDGDNKTFSLLDRYNQLWVKEGDNNVYVSPFGETPIGLVSAEVLSTSKILLGFTLTDGLDAAVLKNEITVKDKDGASIPVSAVTITSKTSIEVDTEAFDLDNVPLSITYSGKTVSAVSGWRMLDEMYNYTGDDLGATYNADKTATLKLWAPKASSVVVNVYDKNDSNVHVGSVDLTSGEKGVWSVNLKPTDLTGTNTNDVRGFFYQYEVTNDGLTNNVLDPYAKSMAVFTVDTTGAAGAGGDTVGKAAIVDLSQTNPDTFGYADIEGYEKREDAIIYEVHVRDFTSDVSIVDSLSGERWGSYSAFEKKLDYIKSLGVTHIQLLPVMAWYYGDETKMGNRETDYSAKNNEYNWGYDPHNYFSPDGAYSQHPADPEARIKELKGLIDAVHESGMGVILDVVYTHMAKKEFLNDIVPNYYAFQDANGNFIGGFGNNLATNHKMAEKLMVDSVKYWFEEYKIDGMRWDMMGDATAEAVQHAYDAAAEINPKALFIGEGWRTFGGAAADPSLAGKGADQDWMDKTDSVGVFSDEFRNELKSGYGSEGQPRFITGGARPITTIFNNIKAQPSNTPADDPGDIVPYIEAHDNLTLHDVIAQTIKKDPTITENELEIQKRIRLGNMLVLTSQGTAFIHAGQEYGRTKQWKDTAVPQDKYTEMFDSEGKSFGYFIHDSYDSSDAVNMFDWTKATDESQFPVQNTTRKYTSGLMELRKSTDAFRLGDKDLVDSNVNLIPAPEMKTDDLVIGYSNKATDGTGIYYVFMNGDSTARTLTLSEDLTTGQVLVDNDEAGVAAIPVGQWSGFSLTASSITLDPLTAVIIKKEAAAAALTSLETDSASYTLAAGKTHNTSVFARYDDNSRRNVTQVATYTSNKPEVATVNNKGQVKAIGKGTAKITVTYGGISTTVTVNVTDKRYVQFTYTRSDKDYTGWNIWVWNTGVKNDQIDFTTFKDGKASVLIEVAENATNMGFVIRKGQGDDWSHKDDYPDDRTIPLTPGEGFTKVNVTSGVKEFDISPSISGPILKDGTITFLYRDDALFRNDNMTAITAAKVKVNGKSYPMVYDSAKEWFTYTLTDLVEGTYKYTFLITKNGVTTELTDPKNTVNDESVVVYHIPDVSITTSVSPEAVTSNQNAVVTINASSLEDVTYSEGYMDLTNLGGSSKVKLDTELMKQTVAVKDTVSAGIKNIPITLVDQYGNAHKENAKLEVKARTYTGDKLDFDWDEARIYFALTDRFKDGDPTNNENVDKDQLEAYHGGDFRGMIDNLDYLQELGINTLWITPIVDNIDFNKGDGFKQYGYHGYWAKDFTKLDEHLGDMETFKELIEKAHDKGIKIMVDVVLNHTGYGLKAEDKEPTITAEDKARFEGMLRTDGVSADTDPIKGELAGLPDFKTEDPAVREKIIAWQTGWLDNARTERGDTIDYFRVDTVKHVEDTTWKAFKNALTSIDPNFKMTGEYFGGTIDSNGGMLETGQMDGLLDFGFNDAAKDFTDGKVNSVDSYLQERELKIDNTKMMAQFLSSHDEDGFLSNYVDGDKGKLKIAAALQITAKGQPVIYYGEELGKSGKKAGDMSKGEFNENRKDMPWDQLTAEKPLHDHYQKLLNIRAKYSKVYSKGTRTKLAGSDDLGFLAFNKYYGNENVVTAINTNNSVVSATIPVPFVPNSSVTDEYSGKTYTVSADQKVIIDLPSRDDGGTVILSGVSKVTPTPGGAVVNPTTPADTQVISEDSLKNGKDGKVQIEIASGKTSILLPLHAAQTLGTNDLVLKVGDLLVTIPNKLLSTIPSLASGVDADGAQILLELKPLIQSATKALIDGLNKEMGTVTSLSDVFELRLSILKKDGTRIVVKKFDEPITISFKIKGQSNKDLLGIYYLGDNGELEYVGGQLNGDVISTQVTHFSKYAVLEIVKSFKDVPSTYWAFHAIQSLAAKQIVSGVTTTEYDPKSNVSRAEFTALLVRALGLKAEGQVQFTDIKSDAWYLSYVATASKLGIVSGRSNDTFAPNASITREEMAVMVIRALEVKSVKKIEPVAGSKAFADASSISKWADSYVKAAAELGLLQGRGNNHFAPKGWMTRAESAQIIYTLLSK, encoded by the coding sequence ATGAAAATAACTTTATGGGGCAAGAGGGCGTTCGCGATCTTCATGATCTTTGCTCTTGTGTTCTCCAGTCTCGGGTTACACCCAGTTAAGGTTTCAGCAGAAACGACTAAGGTAGTTTTGGTCGGAGATTTACAGTCCAAGTTTACATCCACTGGGTCAGAAACTCCTGGAAATGATTGGGATGAGAAATCAGTAGTCACCCAAATGACATACTCGGAAAATGGTCTGTATACATTTACAGGCAATTTGCCAGCAGGGGAATATAACTACAAGGTTACCCTAAATGATAGCTGGACTGAGAACTATGGATTTTCAAAGTACACAAATCCTCAAGGGAAAAATGATGGGGAGAATATCCACATAAAGCTAGAAACAGATTCGACTGTAACCTTTTATTATAATGATATTACTCATAAAATAGCTGATTCTACGTACTATACGCCAATTGCTGCGGGTAAGCTGCCAAGATTGACAGGAAGCCTGCCAGCAGATGCATTATCCACATTATCAGATCCTGATTTTGATGGTGTGTACAGTACAGTTGTAACTTTGCCGCAAGGAGATTACACATATAAGGTTTCTGTTCCAGGAGCCACAGAAGCAGAGGATATGTCTTATCCAGAAAGCGATCTAACGTTGAACCTACCGCTAGATCTTAAGGTAACCTTCAAGTACAATACTGCAGATCATAATGTGAGCGCAGAATATAAAATTCCTACTGGACCAGTAGAGGTTACTCCAGTTCCAGCAGGACACATGCGTGTTCACTATAAGGCTAGCGATTACACCGATAAGGGATTGTGGCTGTGGGGTGATGTTGTAACTCCTTCTGTTGATTGGGCTATGGGTGCGACTCCTTTCCCTGATGGGCAAATTGATTCCTTTGGAGTTTACGTTGATGTGCCGATTAAGGATGGGGCTAAGAAAATCTCGTTCATCGCACTCAAACGTGCAAGTGGGGAGAAAGACGGAGGAGACAAGAACTTCTCGATTAATACTCCACAAACTAATGAAGTATGGATTACAGAAGGCTCTGATGTAGTTACGCCTTATGAACCGGTTAAGCTTCCGGAAAATACCGTTCGGATCCACTATATGAGATCTGATACTAATCATGATCAGTATGGATTATGGCTGTGGGATGATGTGTCCACACCTTCGGATACACTTGGTTCTTGGCCGACTCCTGCGACGCCTTTCCAAGTGGATCAAAAGGACAATTTCGGTGCTTATGTCGATGTTCCACTCATAGAGGGTGCCAAGAAAATTGGCTTTATTGTAATGAAGCCTTCGAACGGAGATAAAGACGGGGACAATAAAACCTTCAGCTTGTTAGATCGTTATAATCAGCTGTGGGTTAAAGAAGGAGACAACAATGTATATGTTTCACCGTTTGGTGAAACACCTATCGGTTTAGTTTCCGCAGAAGTGTTATCGACAAGCAAAATACTTCTTGGCTTCACGTTAACTGACGGTTTGGATGCAGCAGTATTAAAGAATGAGATTACCGTTAAAGATAAAGACGGTGCTTCTATTCCTGTGTCTGCTGTAACCATTACTAGCAAAACTTCAATAGAAGTGGATACAGAAGCTTTTGATCTGGATAATGTTCCGCTTAGTATTACTTACTCTGGTAAAACAGTTTCAGCCGTTAGTGGCTGGAGAATGCTTGATGAAATGTACAATTATACAGGAGACGATTTAGGGGCTACGTATAACGCTGACAAAACAGCCACATTAAAATTGTGGGCACCTAAAGCAAGTTCGGTCGTTGTTAATGTATACGATAAAAATGACTCCAACGTGCACGTGGGTAGTGTGGATTTAACGAGCGGAGAGAAGGGAGTATGGTCGGTCAATTTGAAGCCGACTGATTTGACTGGCACAAACACGAATGATGTAAGAGGATTCTTTTATCAATATGAAGTAACGAATGATGGTTTAACCAATAACGTGCTTGATCCTTATGCTAAGTCAATGGCGGTATTTACTGTGGATACCACTGGTGCTGCTGGTGCTGGCGGGGATACAGTTGGTAAAGCGGCTATCGTTGATTTAAGTCAGACGAATCCTGATACTTTTGGTTATGCTGACATAGAAGGTTACGAAAAACGCGAGGACGCTATCATTTACGAAGTTCATGTTCGAGACTTTACATCGGATGTGTCGATCGTGGATAGCTTGAGTGGCGAAAGATGGGGCTCTTATAGCGCCTTTGAAAAGAAGCTCGATTATATTAAGTCTCTCGGTGTAACTCATATTCAATTGCTTCCTGTAATGGCTTGGTATTATGGGGACGAAACGAAGATGGGGAATAGAGAAACAGATTATTCCGCTAAAAACAATGAATACAACTGGGGATATGATCCTCACAACTACTTCTCCCCAGATGGTGCTTATTCTCAGCATCCTGCTGATCCTGAAGCGCGAATCAAAGAATTAAAAGGTTTGATTGACGCTGTACATGAATCTGGAATGGGTGTCATTTTGGATGTAGTGTACACACACATGGCTAAAAAAGAATTTTTAAACGACATCGTACCTAATTATTACGCATTCCAAGATGCAAATGGCAACTTTATCGGAGGCTTCGGAAACAATCTGGCCACCAACCACAAAATGGCTGAGAAATTGATGGTAGATTCCGTGAAATACTGGTTTGAAGAGTACAAGATTGATGGAATGCGCTGGGATATGATGGGCGATGCGACAGCAGAGGCTGTGCAGCATGCTTATGATGCCGCGGCAGAAATTAATCCGAAGGCTCTTTTTATCGGTGAAGGGTGGAGAACATTTGGTGGCGCTGCAGCCGATCCTTCCCTTGCTGGGAAAGGTGCGGATCAGGACTGGATGGACAAAACGGATAGCGTCGGTGTTTTCTCTGATGAATTCCGTAATGAATTGAAATCTGGTTATGGCTCTGAAGGGCAACCTAGATTTATTACCGGCGGTGCGCGTCCAATTACGACAATCTTTAACAATATTAAAGCACAACCATCAAATACGCCCGCTGATGATCCAGGGGATATCGTTCCGTACATCGAAGCGCATGACAACTTGACGCTACATGATGTGATCGCACAAACGATCAAGAAGGATCCTACAATTACAGAGAATGAGCTTGAAATCCAGAAGCGGATTAGACTTGGCAACATGCTTGTTCTAACCTCTCAAGGAACGGCCTTTATTCATGCAGGCCAGGAATATGGTCGTACTAAGCAGTGGAAGGATACTGCGGTTCCTCAGGATAAATACACTGAAATGTTTGATAGCGAAGGTAAATCCTTTGGTTATTTCATTCACGATTCGTATGATTCTTCGGATGCGGTCAACATGTTTGACTGGACGAAAGCAACGGATGAATCACAGTTCCCTGTTCAGAATACGACAAGAAAATATACTTCAGGTCTAATGGAACTGAGAAAGTCTACCGACGCATTCCGATTGGGAGACAAGGATCTGGTAGATTCCAATGTTAACCTAATTCCTGCTCCAGAAATGAAGACAGATGATCTTGTTATTGGTTATTCAAACAAAGCTACAGATGGCACAGGTATCTATTATGTTTTCATGAATGGCGATAGCACAGCTAGAACACTGACCCTTTCAGAGGATTTGACGACTGGTCAGGTGCTTGTCGACAATGATGAAGCAGGTGTTGCTGCGATTCCGGTTGGTCAATGGAGTGGCTTCTCCTTAACAGCAAGTTCAATTACCCTAGATCCTTTGACTGCTGTGATTATTAAAAAGGAAGCTGCAGCCGCTGCACTTACTTCTTTGGAGACCGATAGCGCGAGCTACACACTGGCAGCAGGCAAGACGCACAATACCTCTGTTTTTGCGAGATATGATGACAATAGTAGAAGAAATGTTACGCAAGTGGCTACTTACACTTCCAATAAACCTGAAGTGGCTACAGTAAACAATAAAGGTCAAGTGAAAGCAATTGGTAAAGGAACGGCCAAAATTACAGTAACTTATGGTGGGATTTCTACAACTGTAACTGTTAACGTTACTGACAAGCGCTATGTCCAATTTACCTATACTCGTAGTGATAAGGACTATACGGGTTGGAATATCTGGGTTTGGAATACGGGAGTTAAAAATGACCAGATTGATTTTACTACCTTTAAGGATGGTAAAGCGAGTGTTCTAATTGAAGTTGCTGAGAATGCGACAAACATGGGATTCGTCATTCGTAAAGGTCAAGGTGATGATTGGTCACATAAGGATGACTATCCGGATGATCGTACAATTCCATTAACGCCAGGAGAAGGGTTCACTAAAGTGAACGTAACTAGTGGGGTTAAGGAGTTTGATATCAGCCCAAGTATTAGCGGCCCAATTCTAAAAGATGGAACAATCACTTTCTTATACCGCGATGATGCCTTGTTCCGTAATGATAATATGACTGCGATTACAGCTGCTAAAGTAAAAGTGAACGGTAAGTCGTATCCAATGGTTTACGATTCCGCTAAGGAGTGGTTCACTTACACGTTGACTGATTTAGTAGAAGGTACGTATAAGTATACGTTCTTGATCACGAAGAACGGTGTCACTACTGAATTAACGGATCCTAAGAATACGGTGAATGATGAATCTGTTGTTGTGTATCATATTCCTGACGTTTCAATTACGACATCCGTAAGTCCGGAAGCAGTTACATCAAATCAGAATGCGGTTGTAACGATCAATGCATCTTCTTTAGAAGATGTAACGTATTCGGAAGGATATATGGATTTAACTAACCTTGGAGGATCAAGCAAAGTTAAGCTGGATACGGAGCTGATGAAACAGACAGTTGCTGTGAAGGACACGGTGTCAGCGGGGATCAAAAATATTCCGATTACGCTCGTGGACCAGTACGGAAATGCACATAAAGAAAACGCTAAACTCGAGGTAAAAGCGAGAACCTACACAGGTGATAAGCTGGATTTTGATTGGGATGAGGCTCGTATATACTTCGCGCTTACAGACCGCTTCAAAGACGGAGATCCAACAAATAATGAGAATGTAGATAAAGATCAACTGGAAGCATACCACGGTGGTGATTTCCGAGGAATGATCGACAATCTCGATTATTTGCAAGAACTTGGTATTAACACGCTTTGGATTACGCCAATTGTAGATAATATTGATTTTAATAAAGGTGATGGCTTCAAACAATACGGATATCATGGATATTGGGCCAAGGACTTTACAAAGCTTGACGAGCATCTTGGTGATATGGAGACCTTCAAGGAATTGATCGAAAAGGCACATGACAAGGGCATCAAGATCATGGTCGACGTTGTACTCAATCATACGGGCTACGGTTTAAAGGCTGAGGATAAAGAGCCGACGATTACAGCTGAGGATAAAGCACGTTTTGAAGGAATGCTTCGTACGGATGGTGTATCCGCGGATACAGATCCAATCAAAGGCGAGCTTGCAGGATTGCCGGATTTCAAAACGGAAGATCCAGCCGTTCGTGAAAAAATTATTGCTTGGCAAACAGGATGGTTAGATAACGCTCGGACGGAACGTGGAGATACGATTGACTATTTCCGTGTGGATACAGTCAAACATGTAGAAGATACAACTTGGAAAGCATTTAAAAATGCACTGACTTCAATTGATCCAAACTTCAAAATGACCGGTGAATACTTTGGCGGAACCATTGATAGCAATGGTGGAATGCTCGAAACAGGCCAGATGGACGGACTGCTTGATTTTGGATTTAATGATGCTGCGAAAGACTTTACTGATGGTAAAGTTAACAGTGTTGATTCCTATTTGCAGGAACGAGAGTTAAAGATTGATAACACGAAGATGATGGCTCAATTCCTGAGTAGTCATGATGAGGATGGCTTCTTGTCTAATTACGTGGATGGAGATAAAGGCAAGCTGAAAATCGCAGCCGCTCTGCAAATCACAGCCAAGGGACAGCCAGTCATTTACTACGGAGAAGAACTGGGGAAATCGGGCAAAAAAGCAGGAGACATGTCTAAAGGTGAGTTCAACGAGAACCGTAAAGATATGCCATGGGATCAGTTGACTGCAGAGAAACCACTTCATGATCATTATCAGAAGCTGTTAAATATTCGTGCAAAATACTCCAAAGTGTATTCCAAAGGTACGCGCACGAAGCTGGCGGGTTCAGATGATTTAGGTTTTCTAGCTTTCAACAAATATTATGGCAATGAGAATGTTGTGACGGCTATCAACACCAACAACAGTGTAGTATCCGCAACGATTCCTGTACCGTTTGTTCCTAACTCATCTGTAACAGATGAATATAGCGGCAAAACCTACACAGTATCCGCTGATCAAAAAGTAATCATTGATCTACCGAGTAGAGATGATGGTGGAACGGTTATTCTATCTGGAGTATCTAAAGTGACACCAACACCTGGTGGAGCTGTTGTTAACCCTACAACTCCTGCTGATACTCAAGTTATCAGTGAAGACAGTTTGAAAAACGGTAAAGATGGTAAGGTACAAATTGAAATTGCCTCTGGTAAGACATCAATCCTCTTACCATTGCATGCTGCACAAACGTTGGGAACTAATGACTTAGTTCTTAAAGTGGGGGATCTATTAGTTACTATCCCTAACAAACTGTTAAGCACAATACCAAGTTTAGCTTCAGGTGTGGATGCGGATGGTGCTCAAATCCTGTTGGAGCTGAAACCATTGATCCAGTCTGCTACAAAAGCATTAATCGATGGTTTAAACAAAGAGATGGGGACCGTAACTTCGCTTTCCGATGTGTTTGAACTGAGACTTAGCATTCTGAAGAAAGATGGTACTCGGATAGTAGTTAAGAAGTTCGATGAGCCAATTACGATATCGTTTAAGATTAAAGGTCAATCGAATAAAGATCTATTGGGGATTTACTATTTAGGCGATAATGGCGAGCTTGAGTACGTAGGTGGACAGCTCAATGGAGACGTGATATCTACACAAGTCACGCACTTTAGTAAATATGCCGTACTTGAGATTGTTAAGTCGTTCAAGGATGTTCCATCTACTTATTGGGCATTCCACGCCATTCAGTCCCTTGCTGCAAAACAAATTGTTTCAGGGGTTACAACAACCGAGTATGATCCTAAGAGCAATGTTAGCCGTGCGGAATTTACCGCATTGCTAGTTCGCGCACTTGGTTTAAAGGCAGAAGGGCAGGTTCAATTTACGGATATCAAGTCAGATGCATGGTATTTATCATATGTAGCAACAGCTTCTAAGCTGGGTATTGTGAGTGGTCGCAGCAATGATACATTTGCGCCGAATGCTTCCATTACCCGTGAGGAAATGGCTGTCATGGTGATCCGTGCGCTTGAAGTGAAGTCTGTTAAGAAGATCGAACCTGTAGCGGGTTCTAAGGCGTTTGCAGATGCTTCTAGCATAAGCAAGTGGGCAGACAGCTATGTGAAGGCTGCAGCAGAGCTAGGATTGCTTCAGGGCAGAGGGAATAATCATTTTGCTCCTAAAGGATGGATGACCCGCGCCGAAAGCGCACAAATTATTTATACGCTACTGAGCAAGTAA
- a CDS encoding alpha-glycosidase produces the protein MLLEAVYHRPRLNWSYAYNESTIHLRLRAKKGDLTEVFAFAGDKYTWDTTKELIPMTLFTSDAMFDYWECASVPIYRRLKYGFLLQKDNEKIWMTENDFQTNRPENPNKLFEFPFINPVDVFTPPAWVKDAVFYQIFPERFANGDPSLDPKDAQPWGAEPTPTNFFGGDLQGVIDHLDHLNELGINAIYFTPLFTATTNHKYDTEDYMQVDPHFGDIATLKTLVDNCHKRGIRVLLDAVFNHSGGTFAPFLDVKEKGEDSIYKDWFHIREFPLQVVNGIPTYDTFAFEAHMPKLNTEHPEVKEYLLKVAEFWITEVGIDGWRLDVANEVDHDFWREFRKVVKRANPEAYILGEIWHESAPWLEGDKFDAVMNYPFTDAVLDFFVHGSLDAEGFANSIGRQLSRYPLQASEVAFNLLDSHDTPRLLTLAAGDKNKMRLASLFQFTFMGTPCIYYGDEFGMDGDGDPGCRKCMEWNPEQQDHNLFEFYRQLIQIRHEQPALRTGTFTFLEAGRQGSKLAYERRIDLETIVVLINSEETAQTFRIDVDEKNWENLFTGDTVRAERGKLIMKMPAYGFTILKAIV, from the coding sequence ATGTTACTGGAAGCTGTCTATCATCGCCCGCGGTTAAATTGGTCTTACGCCTATAATGAGAGCACGATTCATTTGCGTCTCCGCGCTAAAAAAGGAGATTTAACAGAAGTATTTGCTTTTGCAGGAGATAAATACACTTGGGATACCACAAAAGAGCTAATTCCCATGACCCTCTTCACCTCTGATGCTATGTTCGATTATTGGGAATGTGCCTCTGTTCCCATCTATCGTAGATTGAAATACGGATTCTTACTGCAAAAGGATAATGAGAAAATTTGGATGACCGAAAATGATTTTCAAACGAACCGTCCAGAAAATCCAAACAAGCTGTTCGAGTTCCCATTTATTAACCCCGTTGATGTATTCACTCCACCTGCCTGGGTAAAGGATGCTGTTTTCTATCAGATCTTCCCTGAACGCTTTGCAAATGGCGACCCTAGTCTTGATCCAAAAGATGCTCAGCCATGGGGAGCAGAGCCAACACCAACCAACTTTTTTGGCGGCGACCTGCAAGGGGTTATTGATCATCTGGATCATCTTAACGAGCTTGGCATCAATGCTATTTATTTCACACCACTCTTCACAGCAACTACTAATCATAAATACGATACAGAAGATTATATGCAAGTTGATCCGCATTTTGGGGATATTGCAACGTTAAAAACACTCGTCGATAACTGCCATAAACGTGGTATTCGTGTGCTATTAGACGCTGTATTTAATCATTCCGGTGGAACTTTCGCTCCGTTTTTGGATGTTAAGGAAAAGGGAGAAGACTCCATCTACAAAGATTGGTTCCATATTCGTGAATTCCCACTTCAGGTTGTAAACGGCATTCCTACTTATGACACTTTTGCGTTTGAAGCACATATGCCAAAGCTTAATACAGAACATCCTGAAGTTAAAGAGTACTTGCTGAAGGTCGCAGAATTTTGGATCACAGAAGTTGGAATCGATGGTTGGCGCCTAGATGTGGCCAATGAAGTAGATCATGATTTCTGGCGTGAATTCCGAAAAGTGGTAAAGCGCGCTAATCCTGAGGCCTACATCCTTGGAGAAATCTGGCATGAATCTGCTCCGTGGCTGGAAGGTGATAAATTTGATGCCGTTATGAATTATCCTTTTACTGATGCCGTCCTTGACTTCTTTGTTCATGGAAGCCTTGATGCTGAAGGATTCGCCAACTCTATTGGCCGGCAGTTATCGCGCTACCCACTGCAAGCAAGTGAAGTTGCCTTCAATCTGTTAGATAGTCATGATACTCCGCGGTTGCTTACGCTGGCTGCAGGGGATAAAAATAAAATGCGATTAGCTTCACTATTCCAATTCACCTTTATGGGTACTCCTTGTATCTATTATGGCGACGAGTTCGGAATGGACGGTGATGGTGATCCAGGTTGTCGTAAATGCATGGAATGGAACCCTGAACAGCAGGATCATAATCTATTCGAATTCTATCGCCAGCTCATTCAAATACGCCATGAGCAACCAGCACTTCGTACGGGGACATTTACCTTCTTGGAGGCAGGTCGACAAGGCAGTAAGCTAGCCTATGAGCGCCGAATAGATCTTGAGACTATAGTTGTACTGATTAACAGTGAAGAGACTGCTCAGACGTTCCGTATTGACGTAGACGAGAAAAATTGGGAGAACTTGTTCACTGGCGATACAGTGCGTGCAGAAAGAGGCAAGCTAATCATGAAGATGCCTGCTTATGGTTTCACTATACTTAAGGCAATCGTTTAG